The Atribacter laminatus genome contains the following window.
AATATTGTAATAAAATAGAATCATACTACTCTACTATTTCTCCAAAACTCATAAAATTATTGTTATTATTGCTTTAAGAAAATTATTAAAGAACTCACTGCCAATCAATTACAAACCAATCGAATTAATGAATTTAAAAATGTCTCTTTATTGTTTTAGGTAAAAGATTGATTGAAAAATCCAACGAATTACACAGAGCTGAAGTCCATATCTATCAATAAGCCATGAAAGGGGGTGATTTCAAATGGCAAAATATCTAATTATTCATGCATTGCCAGCTCCGGTACCAATGGCTCAAGCCGAAGCAGTTGCTAAAACAGCAAAGTCTCATTCGAGCGCAGATGCCTACTGGGTTAGCAGCTGGGTTCAACTGGATGATAAGGGTGATGTGGCAAAAATCTTGTGTGAATGGGATGCAAAAGATGCTGCTGTACTTAAGAATTTGTTAGAAGCAATGAAAAATGCGTTCCCTAATTTTCCTGTCGATGGACCCTACCCGATGAAGAAGGTGGATGGAGAGTCTTACCGATAGTATCGTCTAATATCCCCCCTCCCAATTTTTAACTTCAAGTGCGAATATTTCTATCTCTTATGATTGCGA
Protein-coding sequences here:
- a CDS encoding nickel-binding protein — its product is MAKYLIIHALPAPVPMAQAEAVAKTAKSHSSADAYWVSSWVQLDDKGDVAKILCEWDAKDAAVLKNLLEAMKNAFPNFPVDGPYPMKKVDGESYR